The sequence gggttgccactgacgtggccgttacagggcgtcgtggggcagcgctgggtacggccatggcagggcgtagtggagctccgctttgtacggctgttacaggggatcgtggggcagcgccggattcggccgttgcagggagtagtggagcagggggccgcggcgtgcctcaggggaacagtctgttgttgtcaagagattgccgacccgaggtcgggttgctggatcaaggggcaaccgactcggggtcggactgcggagccgaagatatccgacccgaggtcggattgctggatcaaggggcagccgactcggggtcgggctgcggagccgaagatatccgacccgaggtcggattgctggatcaaggggcagccgactcggggtcgggctgcggagccgaagatatccgacccgaggtcggattgctggatcaaggggcagccgtagtcttcctgggcgcgcgtgccggtcacgtggggcatggtggctaagtttccCCGTAACAGTTTCAATTGTCATATTGTAGTTTCAATgtaaaacaaactcaacaaaaaaaaagtgttcACATGGCTAACAATGGAAGGGGCTGGAGTATAACTTCCATAAAAAGTTCCTACAACTTAATGATGTTCTCTTGGAATGGCAGTTATTTCACATGCAAGATTCTATTCATTAAATTCACAAATTTGCTCAACATAAAAATTCACTCTTATAGCTCTACGGAGCAGAAGTCATAACTGGCTTGGTTAAAATAACAAGCAGAAGGTATAAGCATTTCAAAAAAATGATGCAAGATACATTCAGCTTATTAAACGAAACCGTAGCCTTGATTTGGTCAACTCTCATACCAATGTCATCTTTATAATATTTGTTGAAAGTCTTTTTTCAACAGTCCTCTGACACCCATGCCAGAGTTGAAAGGCAAAAGGGTTGGGTCTCAAGAATGTCCCAAAAACCTCGACCTGCATTTTGTATTTCCATCCCTGACTTTGTAGAGATTGGCTGAATATTTCCATCCTCTGAATATTTGCTCCAGAGATCGGGGTATAAGCCCTTTCTGCTCAGGCGGTTCTGGCGTGCCCATCATTGTATAAGTTTTACCAGAACCTGTTTGCCCATAAGCAAATATGCATACCTGCAACAACAGACAATTCATTTTCTTAAATTCAGCATGCCATCACcagaaaaaatcaaataaaggTGGCACTTGTtaaacaaataataaaatggCATGAAGTAGATGCTGCATATTAGAGATGTAATACAAGAATGGCATCAGAGCCACCATTAGGGGTCAAAAGGATAAGAGAATCGGTAGAACTGGCCAGGCAACAAAATGATCAGAGTGGAAAACCTAGGTTAAGTCACCGCAAGAACATTAGAGAATATGAAAGTCCAGACTAATACCAAAAAACAACTGACCCCTCTGTAGGATGTAGGATAAGAAACAGGGCGTACTCTACAAAACAGGGCGTACCAAGAGATTCAAGTGATGTAGGATAAGAAACAACTGACCCCTCTGTGCCACCACAATCACTGCCAGGTAAAACAGGGCGTACTCTACAAAACACTCGGATATTTCCTTTCAGTTCCTACAGAACGAAGAAGATTTAGCACCAAAATTATTGGCAAAAATAATCAGCCACAATAAGTAACATAAGTACCAGTATGGTGTTGTGCAGCTTTTTGCGCAATTTCTTTGCTTCCAAGATTTGAGGCTCTGCATCTGCAAGACGATCTTGCAAATCTTTTACAGTCTTCTTCTGTCCTTCATATTCTGTCATTGTCTCGATGGCAGTCAAATCAgccatctagaaaaataaacagagtTGTTAAAACTGACTGAAATAGCTAAATAACATTGAAAAGATGTTTCTTGCTTTACTGCTGCCAAAACAAGTTCCtttccctaaggcatggaacaaGAATATCAAATATTGCTACAAAGTCAGATATTACAATTCTCGAAACTCAGCTGTCACAAACCTTCAACTTTTTATTTGCTGCAGCAAGCTGATGCTGCAATACCTGTATCTGCTCTCTTTGGGAAGAGAATGCgcatatttcagaatttaactaGTTTCCCTTTTGTATATTGCTTGAGTTAACGATAGAACTGTTCTGTTGTCATATTCTGGTGATCAAAGTGATAAACCACACATAAACCTGTAACATTATACGGACATATTACATgcatttataaatattaaatcatcttaattatTATGATTATCTTATAGGTGTATACCCTTCTGTGCAATCTAGATTGGCAGGGTCTGCCAAACATATCCATGTAACAATAAGATATTACTGTCTAAATTGACTATATCATAGACTAAGAAGGTTCTTGGAGCCAGCAACAGTAGAAGAAAAAGCATTATACAGGAGTGACGCCAAACAAACTTTAAGGTACATAGAGCAACTCAAAGCTGTCAATATGTTTCATCCATGATACAAAATAGACTTAAATGATATCTTCACATTAATGCAAGTCATAACAAGGGACAAAAGCTCATGCTGAAATTGCCAATTAATAAGCTAGCAATCATTTTTGTCCTACATAGTTCGCTCTTGACCAAAACAATACATAAATGCAAACATTCATACCTAAAATAGTCTGTGCAAATAATATGAACACTTAAATAAGTCCATGTATACATGTACATGCGCACATATGTTACAAATATTATACATCTCACTGAACATATGCATGAATCTATGCATGTGCATATGCATTTACATAAACTATTAATACATGCATATCAATGAATATACATCATATGCAtgaatatatacacacatataagtATCTATGTATGAACAATGtaagtatgtatatatatttatatgtatacactgtatcatatacacatttttttttaagaaatttgaattaatggagGCTCTAAATTTCTGAAAGTGCATTTTAATAACATATTTTAAGTCAGGCATAATTCCACAAGATTAACTAAATATGAGAATTACTTCTTCAAAATGCACCAAATTATGTAGCCCAGAAATTTGAGTATGCAAAAATTActgcaaaaatctattagtaacCCAGAAGTGCTGAAAAGAGTCTAGACAGTAGGCACGATCTTGTCGATCCTAATCCATCTTCTCCGCAGAGAAAAAATTTAGTAGGTGGCTTATCGTTTACAGCACATATTGATGTCTCTAATATCAAATGTTGCTCATCTCCATTACAAAGGAGGCACTAACCTAGTTTGAGCTGCTCCGATccccttaaaacatatttttgccATAGTTGGTGTGATTCTCGAGGACGAAGCTCGATCAAGGCTTatacaaaagaagaggagaaggagcgtgttgaggaaggaggagaaggaggagaacaagcgagacGGAGGGAGAGAATGGAGTAGGAGAAACTACCTCGGGCGGAGCGCACGATGGGGTCGGTCGgtcgacgccggagaggaggtaggCCTTCTGGAACGTGGCCGTTGGCGTCAAGGAAGTCCGAttcgtggctttcagccgccggagaggagggagatgggggcagcgccggagactAAGGCAAGGGCAGCGCCGGAGAGAAAAATAAGGGGTATCGGGAGTAGCTAGGGCAAGAATGCGGGCTTGGGGTCGGGCGCTGTGTTTTAAGGGGGCCttggcgacgcttataagcgtcgttttaGTCTCAAGTCTACGACGACGCGTTTAAGCGTCGTCCAATGCTTCAAATTTTCCACGCTCACCAAGAGCGTCGGGAAAGATTGGCGCGGGAGCAGGAAATGCCGACGCTTTCCCTTAGCGTCGGCATTTAAGCGTCGGCTTTTCACACTTTTACTGTAGTGGAGCTTCGCTtatagtaaataaataaataaataaataaataaataaataaaggagcTTTTGAGTTTTGATTTTATGTTATTGTTTTCTATTTATTCTATATAATTCAATTAGTTCAGGCTCCCATTTTTATTATTCTAATGTAATGGAAAATACTGTCACATCATTTCACTTTCCTTTGACGGGGATTTAAGCACTCAATCCAAgtttcaaattttctttctttaatccTCGATCCCTAGCACTTGTATATACTTACATCTTAATATGTTTGCGGCCacaaataactatatatatatatatatatatatgtatgtatatatatatgtatatatatatatatgtatgtatgtatgtgtatatatatatatatgtatgtatatatatatatgtatgtgtatatatatatatatgtatgtgtatatatatatatatatatatatatatatatatgtatgtgtatatatatatatatatgtatgtgtatatatatatatatatatatatatatatatatatatatatatatatatctatactaGTAAAAGTGGATGCAATACATGTATGTATAAATCTCATACGAATATGTGCaggactaaaaattaaattctgatgGTCAAATGATTGTATATTAAAGTCCAATCAAAGAAAGTACGAGGTGTTAAAGTTCCTTCATAAATTAAGGTTCCAAATTAGAACATATAATTACTCTACTACTAAGTTTCCCCAAGAGAACTTTAGTACTGTTCTTTGATGTGATCATAGAAATGTATTTCATTTATTTCTAAGATGTGCACATCTTGAACTAGAGCCTTGACATTTGTCTCCCAACTTttccaaaaacttttttttaaaaaaaaaacaggatgGAAATTTCTTCATGCAAACACGGAGAAAGTCCTTATGAAACACCGTGGTGGCATCCCCCGATGGTTTGCCATTGTATTCCCGGGCATGCTTGAGCTGGCGATGGCTAAAGGCTTGAAGGTCTTTCCTCAAGGCTACACAAGAGCCGTGGAAGATGTCTTCAATGAAAgggacaaaattttcaaaacgtAGATCTTTCTtccaatatttttctttcatatttatGCAGCTTCCTTCAAATTTACTGGCTAAAATGGGTATTCTTCATTCCTGATACCTGTCTACTTCATCTGCAGGCAAGAAGCATCCTGCGGTGGTCACCATCTTCCACTTCTACTGTACCTCGAGGCCTTGCCAGGAATCTACCGAGGGAAGCATGAAGATATTCTTAAGCATAAGAGAGAAGATGGGTCCTTGTTCCATTCTCCGTCTGCAACTGCTTGttccttcatgatcactggAGATAGAGATTGCAAGGACTATTTGGAAGCCATGGTCCAAAGATGCGGTCATGGAGTGAGTTCTAAAATAGCGATAGATCCGAAAGATGGTATTTACTTTGTCTCTACATCACTACAACAATAAAGGGTTTTGGCGACTCTATATTGCCGACGCTacaaaaaagcgtcggcaaatttttttttgcaacgGTAACTGCCGACGCTTGTGGAAAGCGTGGGTAAAAAACGttccgccgacgcttttaagcgtcggcgtagGAAAAAaatacgacgacgcttataagcgtcgtcggacttcACTCCTCCCCTCCACAAAACCCCGTCGGATGGAGGTGGGCTGCCTTCTTCTCTTTCgaaccctctcctctcctctcattCGCCCTCCTCTCCGTCGCCATTCCTGGCCAGTCCCGTCCTCGCCTCTCCTTAGAGCCTCCTCTTCCCCTCCGCCtattccctctcctccctcggcTTATCCTCAGGTACGCAGCCGtaccctcctctcttctcctctctcctctctcttcttctataACTTGGTTTCTTTGGTGCGAAGGGGGCTTACAGAGGCCCGAAACCCCGGCGGGATTTGGTAGGCGACTGGGTCTCCAACAACGATGGGTTCGTCCGGAGCTTGCCCATCTTCGTGGGCGGCCTCTCCTTGCTCGCTGTCCTCCTTAACCGCGCCTTCTCCGGCATCGCCCCCGAGTTCTTGAACGACGACGGCG is a genomic window of Phoenix dactylifera cultivar Barhee BC4 chromosome 4, palm_55x_up_171113_PBpolish2nd_filt_p, whole genome shotgun sequence containing:
- the LOC120110371 gene encoding kinesin-like protein KIN-14H, producing MADLTAIETMTEYEGQKKTVKDLQDRLADAEPQILEAKKLRKKLHNTILELKGNIRVFCRVRPVLPGSDCGGTEGSVVSYPTSLESLGTPCFVEYALFLILHPTEGSVVFWY
- the LOC120110651 gene encoding (E,E)-geranyllinalool synthase-like translates to MKHRGGIPRWFAIVFPGMLELAMAKGLKVFPQGYTRAVEDVFNERDKIFKTQEASCGGHHLPLLLYLEALPGIYRGKHEDILKHKREDGSLFHSPSATACSFMITGDRDCKDYLEAMVQRCGHGVSSKIAIDPKDGIYFVSTSLQQ